Proteins encoded in a region of the Methylobacterium radiotolerans JCM 2831 genome:
- a CDS encoding ABC transporter ATP-binding protein/permease, whose protein sequence is MESDPLLLTWRAARPQHTVAAALAVGIGAPLCALALLCLRDLIAVLPRDEAPVLPFLRVAAQLPGGELVLVPGMPMRPAELELTAFLCIAVCALALAGVGWFVARLCFKAQNKAGDAVREGVLQAILDAPAGARDEARGLTRIVGEVLARADRLLAAGIVLPAMTLAALILALGFAALAAPRLVPAAVIGLAAIGLAYGLVLERARDRQELRLRSSARAEESLNDLVRRLPAVRNHGAAAIERRRIAARVAAMRTNVGRAEARLAYARAPALALAVILPAIAAGTALWRSGPGQPPAAPVDPAALVAAVGAFGLAGWLAAICARLWMVRRSVRPRLRDLARTIAALEGRRARAARTGATALPLPRSGILATEGVGAFDPATGERLTGVDVAVSMPGHVAITGSRGSGARALAAVLAGQVEPTAGAVTYAGTDLRDFDAAERARRIAFTSGEAILMEGSLRQNLLYGTDPATAPDDIALIGISRLTGLDGFVYARGLTGRLDPAAQPRLAAAIVTARRTMRVALAAKGAERLVEPFDPDRYNNQASIGENILFGEPVGGTFAPLRFARHPYLRAVLEAEGLVRPLTEIGLSVARSTVEIFADLPNDHPLFDAYSLFQAAERGYFEDLVVRLPSAASLRRGPAGQRDRTRLIGLALRYNESRHRFGLIDGLFEDRLVQARRSFARMLPPHLAGAVVFHDPSRVNPAASLEENLLFGRISLGEANAEPRVRELVRRVLADEGLEASVYGLGLDSKVEIQPSTGALADGAINARERVAIELSRCLARDPDILVVAVAMDERKAEGARERLAQLRQARAGRGLIVCLPETGLAESTAPFDAVIAVENSAVVVPVPADPEREPAPTA, encoded by the coding sequence ATGGAATCCGATCCTCTCCTCCTGACGTGGCGCGCCGCGCGGCCCCAGCACACCGTCGCGGCGGCCCTCGCGGTCGGGATCGGCGCGCCGCTCTGCGCCCTCGCGCTCCTGTGCCTGCGCGACCTGATCGCGGTCCTGCCGCGCGACGAGGCGCCGGTGCTCCCGTTCCTGCGCGTGGCGGCGCAACTCCCGGGCGGGGAACTGGTGCTCGTTCCCGGCATGCCGATGCGCCCCGCCGAGCTCGAACTCACGGCCTTCCTGTGCATCGCGGTCTGCGCCCTGGCGCTGGCGGGTGTCGGCTGGTTCGTGGCGCGCCTGTGCTTCAAGGCGCAGAACAAGGCCGGGGACGCCGTCCGCGAGGGCGTGCTGCAGGCGATCCTCGACGCGCCGGCGGGAGCCCGGGACGAGGCGCGCGGCCTCACCCGGATCGTCGGCGAGGTGCTGGCCCGGGCCGACCGCCTGCTCGCGGCCGGCATCGTCCTGCCGGCGATGACCCTCGCGGCGCTGATCCTGGCCCTCGGCTTCGCGGCGCTCGCCGCGCCCCGGCTGGTCCCCGCGGCGGTGATCGGCCTCGCGGCGATCGGCCTCGCCTACGGGCTGGTGCTCGAGCGCGCGCGCGACCGGCAGGAGCTGCGCCTGCGCTCGAGCGCGCGCGCGGAGGAGAGCCTGAACGACCTCGTCCGGCGGCTGCCCGCCGTGCGCAACCACGGGGCGGCGGCCATCGAGCGCCGGCGCATCGCCGCCCGCGTCGCCGCGATGCGGACCAATGTCGGGCGGGCCGAGGCGCGGCTGGCCTATGCCCGGGCGCCCGCCCTGGCCCTGGCGGTGATCCTGCCGGCGATCGCCGCCGGCACCGCGCTCTGGCGCTCGGGGCCGGGCCAGCCGCCCGCGGCGCCGGTGGATCCGGCCGCCCTCGTGGCAGCCGTGGGCGCCTTCGGCCTCGCCGGCTGGCTCGCCGCGATCTGCGCGCGGCTCTGGATGGTCCGCAGGTCGGTGCGCCCGCGCCTGCGCGACCTCGCCCGCACCATCGCGGCCCTGGAGGGCCGGCGGGCACGGGCCGCCCGGACCGGGGCCACTGCCCTGCCGCTGCCCCGGTCCGGGATCCTGGCCACCGAGGGCGTCGGTGCCTTCGACCCGGCCACGGGCGAGCGCCTGACCGGCGTCGACGTCGCCGTGTCGATGCCGGGCCACGTGGCGATCACGGGCAGCCGCGGCAGCGGCGCCCGCGCGCTGGCGGCGGTGCTGGCCGGGCAAGTCGAGCCGACGGCCGGGGCCGTCACCTACGCGGGCACGGACCTGCGCGACTTCGACGCCGCCGAGCGCGCCCGGCGGATCGCCTTCACGTCGGGCGAGGCGATCCTGATGGAGGGGTCCCTCCGCCAGAACCTGCTCTACGGAACCGATCCGGCGACCGCCCCCGACGACATCGCGCTGATCGGCATCAGCCGGCTCACCGGCCTCGACGGCTTCGTGTACGCCCGCGGTCTGACCGGGCGGCTCGATCCGGCCGCCCAGCCGCGGCTCGCCGCCGCGATCGTCACCGCCCGCCGGACCATGCGGGTGGCGCTGGCCGCCAAGGGCGCCGAGCGCCTCGTCGAGCCGTTCGATCCCGACCGCTACAACAACCAAGCGAGCATCGGCGAGAACATCCTGTTCGGCGAGCCGGTGGGCGGCACCTTCGCGCCCCTGCGCTTCGCCCGCCACCCCTACCTGCGGGCCGTCCTGGAGGCCGAGGGGCTGGTCCGCCCGCTCACCGAGATCGGCCTGTCGGTCGCCCGCAGCACGGTGGAGATCTTCGCCGACCTGCCCAACGACCACCCCCTGTTCGACGCCTACTCGCTGTTCCAGGCGGCCGAGCGGGGCTACTTCGAGGATCTCGTGGTGCGCCTGCCCAGCGCGGCGAGCCTGCGCCGGGGGCCGGCGGGCCAGCGCGACCGCACGCGGCTGATCGGCCTCGCGCTGCGCTACAACGAGTCCCGCCACCGCTTCGGCCTGATCGACGGCCTGTTCGAGGACCGCCTCGTACAGGCGCGTCGGTCCTTCGCCCGGATGCTGCCGCCCCACCTCGCCGGCGCGGTGGTGTTCCACGACCCCTCGCGGGTCAATCCGGCCGCGAGCCTGGAGGAGAACCTGCTGTTCGGCCGGATCAGTCTCGGCGAGGCCAATGCCGAGCCGCGGGTGCGCGAGCTGGTGCGCCGGGTGCTGGCCGACGAGGGCCTCGAGGCCTCAGTCTACGGCCTCGGCCTCGACAGCAAGGTCGAGATCCAGCCCAGCACCGGGGCGCTGGCGGACGGCGCGATCAACGCCCGCGAGCGGGTGGCGATCGAGCTGAGCCGGTGCCTCGCCCGCGACCCCGACATCCTCGTGGTGGCGGTCGCGATGGACGAGCGCAAGGCCGAGGGCGCGCGCGAGCGGCTCGCCCAGCTGCGGCAGGCGCGGGCCGGGCGCGGCCTCATCGTCTGCCTGCCCGAGACGGGCCTCGCGGAGAGCACCGCGCCGTTCGACGCGGTGATCGCCGTGGAGAACAGCGCCGTCGTCGTGCCCGTGCCGGCGGATCCCGAGCGGGAGCCGGCGCCGACGGCCTGA